In a single window of the Carassius gibelio isolate Cgi1373 ecotype wild population from Czech Republic chromosome A12, carGib1.2-hapl.c, whole genome shotgun sequence genome:
- the LOC128025190 gene encoding histone acetyltransferase p300 isoform X9, with the protein MAENVLDSGPPSAKRPKLSSPGLSASVSDGNDFCSLFDLEHDLPDELISSSELSLANGGDLGQLHGNLGSGGGAIGGAVSSGQDAAAKHKQLSELLRHGSASAAQQQSAMGSPPGASMGLFGNMKASPGTQGMGPQGQQRLSPQQATLMQQQQMAGMVGNMNRNMLGHQKGNGQQQAGGPVPQQQNMLGAQMMNGSPRMGHHNPGMGSSSSNLLAEALQQHQTVGGQGGLRAQQPGAMNKMGMNAGSGPYGGPYGQSASQGLGVAGLAPQLQNKPGLPNSAAQFNLDKKPVQGMPGMASQPSPVSAAGGAGVAGMVPNAQGTLGPGSAPSAVSATAVGGVPPAADLEKRKLIQQQLVLLLHAHKCQRREQANGEVRQCSLPHCRTMKNVLNHMTHCQAGKSCQVAHCASSRQIISHWKNCTRHDCPVCLPLKNAGDKRNQQTLLSSGGVGLSSSMGNVTGGPPSAPHLSTPGQIDPSSIERAYAALGLTYQGNQAPPQPVPQTQRAMNTMGANPMGVNGAVGGQSQNQQSNLLQETMLHLNMSSQSLMNDNAVGGVGSMPLANPAASGGMRKNWHEDITQDLRNHLVHKLVQAIFPTPDPAALKDQRMENLVAYARKVEGDMYDSANSRAEYYHLLAEKIYKIQKELEEKRRTRLQKQGMMPTQPGMSPTGLQQGPTGIGQTGSPTGLPSNGPLSDPSVVRPIGQNQMFNRMQNATGMNQFGNHMGMQSMSQRSTPPLPNSTPLNQGSMGSVRMPQPNVAQMQNQYMQTGPFQGSNPVLGAGSVDMAHPGNISPVTQQEQMPTLSSLPMGSPLAQPGSVGGAGSGSSVGSLGPNSMSRVPPSSTTTQSINLPQCSPFHRNSPSPAHSRTPTPTPGSQTPQPHTPNLPQLATSGSQQQLPLSASSDNAMQPQQQSLGGTPPPVSHSGLSTPNASQHPRTPLSHKGSVPVDDQAATPASVSSADTSFQQGPSDSTDTLEPKMEVKQKVEEDEDEEGMAGGKTGKQEDIKSEEKPEIKKEEPGDGVPMETNSTATGLDKKPEIKTEPKEEEGSGSTANHSSPSGVPNKKKIFKPEELRQALMPTLESLYRQDPESLPFRQPVNPSLLGIPDYFDIVKNPMDLSTIKRKLDTGQYQEPWQYVDDIWLMFNNAWLYNRKTSRVYKCCSKLAEVFEQEIDPVMQSLGYCCGRKYEFSPQTLCCYGKQLCTIPRDAAYFSYQNRYHFCEKCFNEIQGESVSLGDDPSQPQTSINKDQFEKKKNDMLDPELFVECKDCGRKMHQICVLHHDTIWPSGFVCEGCLKKSNKTRKENKYASKRLPHTKLSIYLETRVNDFLKRHNHPESGEVTIRVVHVSDKVVEVKPGMKSRFVDSGEMAESFPYRTKALFAFEEVDGVDVCFFGMHVQEYGSDCPPPNQRRVYISYLDSVHFFQPRSLRTSVYHEIILGYLDYAKKQGFTTGHIWACPPSEGDDYIFHCHPPDQKIPKPKRLQEWYKKMLDRAVAERIVHDYKDIFKQATEDRLTSAKELPYFEGDFWPNVLEESIKELEQEEEERKREENSTSNEIVDTIKGDSKNAKKKNNKKTSKNKSSLSRANKKKPGMPNVANDLSQKLYATMEKHKEVFFVIRLIAAPNSNSLLPIVDLDPLMACDLMDGRDAFLTLARDKHLEFSSMRRSKWSTMCMLVELHNQSQDRFVYTCNECKHHVETRFHCTVCEDYDLCITCYNTKGHEHKMEKLGLGLDDESNNQTPSSTQNPGDSRRLSIQRCIQSLVHACQCRNANCSLSSCQKMKRVIQHTKGCKRKTNGGCPICKQLIALCCYHAKHCQENKCPVPFCLNIKQKLRQQQLQHRLQQAQMVRRRMASMQRTGQQLPGGNGGLPSPGNGSNTGPSTPTPSTQPPTPQTPTQQYQTPVTQPGVGGVPSQQQQQLAGIAHQYQQMTGSGGMMNSPQQTMIQQQQQQLTSVQHLQHANNLPPYVQRPPGSSPLSQSMGKPGMVPGSFPQQQQSNLQPVMHQPQHQLPGPPPAAVEIALKIQRVAETQRQMAQQKILQRNQAPGMMPPHGLHQGPQTQSQMGMNLPGSTMVGPQGMPPQTQAAVAQTHMDQQQGMITAGMQQQTGPQAQLPQVQLQQGQQGAPQLQVPPQQQWTGPGMPPQQRPGVMNQMGLQGMVAPQQQQQQTLGQQQQQGHSGVMGMISGQGGAAPVGAGPGNQSQAAIQDLLRTLRLPSSPHQQQQVLNILRSNPQLMATFIRQRVPRYLGRGGPGTGGVGVTGGPGGGPGIIDGQQINVNAGTVQGGMHMAQGTSMNQLQQHQLQQRSMMGGSLQQQQQMAALQQQQQQLQQQQQQQQLQQQQQQQQLQQQQQQQQQQQQQQLQLQQQQQQQQQQQQQQQQQQQQQQQQQQQQQQSVIPNQGANISNISPQFREIMRQHLLQQQQQQQQQQHMENNAQFQHQPPHQQGYLGQSGIPSQQPGQPQPGGLQQQQGGTQPGTQQSYSGSVSHQQVAAALQQRLQLQQRLQQQQQQQQQQQQQQQQQQQQQQQQQQQQQQQQQQQQSAMAGLQSADVGAGGGGLLQHQQMQSAQISSQPQAMRQQALQQRLLQQQSRLGAGSPAQHNPMSPQQPQQQMSQSPHLQGQQLPNSLSNQVRSPQPSPRPNSQPPNSSPSPRLQQHHPSPHHNSSQTQTGSPHPGHLPQHHGGMVAPPQQQPQASQQQQQANAMDQGPFGGDQNAMLSQLAGMGALHGQGTNDMLTNNQDMNHSLGLM; encoded by the exons ATGGCCGAGAACGTTCTGGATTCTGGCCCGCCTTCAGCGAAGAGGCCTAAACTGTCTTCCCCGGGTCTCTCTGCCTCAGTCAGCGATGGAAacg ATTTTTGCTCACTTTTTGACCTGGAGCATGACCTTCCAGATGAGCTGATCAGTTCCTCTGAGCTGAGCCTAGCAAATGGAGGGGACCTCGGCCAGTTGCATGGCAATTTGGGTAGTGGGGGCGGAGCCATTGGAGGAGCAGTGTCCAGTGGCCAGGATGCAGCGGCCAAACACAAGCAGCTCTCTGAACTCCTCCGGCATGGATCCGCATCTGCAGCACAGCAGCAGAGTGCGATGGGTAGCCCACCAGGAGCCTCGATGGGGCTTTTCGGGAATATGAAGGCTTCACCAGGTACTCAGGGCATGGGCCCGCAAGGACAGCAACGTCTTTCCCCGCAACAGGCCACGCTTATGCAACAGCAGCAAATGGCAGGGATGGTGGGCAACATGAACAGGAATATGCTCGGACATCAGAAAGGCAACGGTCAGCAGCAAGCAGGAGGGCCTGTGCCTCAGCAGCAAAACATGCTGGGAGCGCAGATGATGAACGGATCGCCCAGGATGGGACATCACAACCCAGGCATGGGCAGCAGCAGTAGTAACCTGTTAGCAGAGGCTCTTCAGCAGCACCAGACAGTAGGAGGTCAGGGTGGACTGAGGGCACAGCAGCCTGGAGCAATGAACAAG ATGGGGATGAATGCAGGTTCAGGCCCCTATGGTGGCCCGTATGGTCAGTCTGCCAGTCAGGGTCTGGGTGTTGCAGGGCTGGCCCCTCAGCTCCAGAACAAACCAGGTCTCCCCAACAGTGCGGCCCAGTTTAACCTCGACAAGAAGCCTGTGCAGGGCATGCCTGGCATG GCTTCCCAGCCTTCCCCAGTGAGTGCTGCTGGAGGCGCAGGAGTGGCCGGCATGGTGCCTAACGCCCAGGGAACTCTCGGGCCCGGATCAGCTCCATCAGCTGTGTCTGCAACAGCAGTGGGAGGAGTTCCTCCAGCTGCGGACCTGGAAAAGCGCAAACTCATACAGCAGCAGCTGGTGCTTTTGCTCCATGCCCACAAGTGTCAGCGGAGGGAGCAGGCCAACGGGGAAGTAAGGCAGTGTAGCCTGCCCCACTGTCGCACCATGAAGAACGTCCTCAACCACATGACGCACTGCCAGGCTGGCAAATCGTGCCAAG TGGCGCACTGTGCCTCATCCAGACAGATAATCTCTCACTGGAAGAACTGCACGCGGCATGACTGTCCAGTCTGCCTCCCGCTGAAAAACGCAGGAGACAAGAGGAATCagcaga ctCTTCTAAGCTCCGGTGGTGTGGGGTTAAGTTCTTCTATGGGTAATGTAACTGGTGGTCCACCCAGTGCCCCCCATCTCAGTACCCCGGGCCAGATAGACCCCAGTTCCATTGAGAGGGCATACGCAGCCCTAGGCCTCACATACCAGGGAAACCAGGCTCCCCCTCAGCCTGTCCCGCAAACACAACGGGCAATGAACACAATGG GAGCAAATCCCATGGGAGTAAACGGAGCAGTGGGTGGTCAGTCTCAGAATCAGCAATCTAACCTTCTCCAGGAAACCATGTTGCATCTGAATATGAGCTCGCAGAG TCTGATGAATGACAATGCTGTGGGTGGTGTGGGGTCGATGCCTCTGGCCAACCCAGCAGCCAGTGGTGGCATGAGGAAGAACTGGCATGAGGACATCACCCAGGATCTACGCAACCACCTGGTGCACAAACT AGTCCAGGCCATTTTTCCCACTCCAGATCCTGCTGCACTGAAGGACCAGCGGATGGAGAATCTAGTGGCCTATGCGCGTAAAGTTGAAGGGGATATGTATGATTCTGCTAACAGCAGG GCCGAGTATTATCACCTGCTGGCGGAGAAGATTTATAAAATCCAGAAGGAACTGGAAGAGAAGCGAAGGACACGGTTACAGAAGCAGGGCATGATGCCTACACAGCCTGGTATGTCCCCCACTGGGCTGCAGCAAGGGCCCACTGGGATTGGTCAGACAGGGTCACCCACTGGACTGCCTTCTA ATGGCCCTCTCTCGGATCCTTCAGTGGTGCGGCCTATTGGTCAAAACCAGATGTTTAACAGGATGCAGAATGCTACTG GCATGAACCAATTTGGGAACCATATGGGAATGCAGTCCATGAGCCAGAGATCTACACCACCTCTTCCAAACAGCACACCTCTTAACCAG GGAAGCATGGGGAGTGTGAGGATGCCTCAACCGAATGTTGCGCAGATGCAAAATCAGTACATGCAAACTGGACCATTTCAAGGTTCAAATCCTGTTCTTGGGGCTGGATCTGTTGATATGGCACACCCAGGAAATATCAGCCCTGTCACTCAA CAGGAGCAAATGCCTACTTTATCATCTTTACCAATGGGCAGTCCTTTAGCCCAGCCGGGGTCTGTTGGAGGGGCAGGCAGCGGGTCCTCAGTCGGCTCTCTGGGTCCCAACAGCATGAGTCGGGTTCCTCCATCGTCCACCACAACGCAGTCAATCAACCTCCCCCAATGCTCACCCTTCCACCGGAATTCTCCTTCCCCAGCTCATAGCcgcacacccacacccacaccggGCTCCCAGACACCCCAGCCTCACACACCCAACCTACCCCAGTTAGCCACGAGCGGCAGTCAGCAGCAGTTACCTCTGTCTGCCAGTTCTGACAATGCCATGCAGCCTCAGCAGCAGTCATTAGGAGGGACTCCTCCTCCTGTGTCTCATAGTGGCCTCTCTACGCCAAATGCCAGCCAGCATCCCCGCACTCCA TTGTCTCATAAGGGTTCTGTACCAGTGGATGACCAGGCAGCTACCCCTGCCTCCGTCAGCAGTGCAGACACATCATTTCAGCAGGGTCCTTCAGACTCCACAGACACCCTTGAGCCTAAGATGGAGGTCAAGCAGAAAGTAgaagaggatgaggatgaagaagGCATGGCCGGAGGTAAAACTGGAAAACAAGAAGATATTAAATCTGAGGAAAAGCCTGAG ATAAAGAAAGAGGAGCCGGGTGATGGTGTGCCAATGGAGACTAATTCCACTGCAACTGGGTTGGACAAAAAGCCAGAGATAAAGACTGAGCCTAAAGAAGAGGAGGGTTCAGGGTCTACCGCAAACCACAGTTCACCTTCTGGAGTCCCTAACAAAAAGAAAA TTTTTAAGCCAGAGGAGCTGAGGCAGGCCCTGATGCCCACACTGGAGTCTCTTTACCGCCAAGACCCTGAGTCTCTGCCTTTCCGCCAGCCTGTGAACCCTTCACTTCTTGGAATACCA GACTATTTTGACATCGTGAAGAATCCCATGGACTTGTCTACTATCAAACGGAAGCTCGACACGGGCCAGTACCAAGAACCATGGCAGTATGTGGATGACATCTGGCTCATGTTCAACAACGCCTGGCTGTACAACCGCAAGACATCACGTGTCTACAAGTGCTGCTCCAAGCTGGCGGAGGTGTTTGAGCAGGAGATCGACCCGGTCATGCAGAGCCTTGGCTACTGTTGTGGGAGGAAG TATGAGTTTTCTCCCCAAACGCTGTGCTGCTATGGGAAGCAGCTATGCACTATACCACGAGATGCTGCTTACTTTAGTTATCAGAACAG GTATCACTTCTGTGAAAAGTGTTTCAATGAGATCCAGGGAGAGAGTGTGTCTTTGGGAGATGACCCATCCCAACCTCAAAC ATCGATCAACAAGGATCAGTTTGAAAAGAAGAAAAACGACATGCTCGACCCTGAGCT ATTTGTGGAATGTAAGGATTGTGGTCGTAAGATGCATCAGATCTGTGTTTTGCACCATGACACTATTTGGCCATCAGG CTTTGTGTGTGAAGGCTGTTTGAAGAAGTCCAACAAGACccgtaaagaaaataaatatgcttCAAAAA GGCTTCCACATACCAAACTAAGCATCTACTTGGAAACGCGGGTTAATGACTTTCTGAAGCGACATAATCACCCAGAATCTGGTGAAGTCACTATTCGTGTTGTTCATGTCTCAGACAAAGTGGTGGAAGTCAAACCAGGCATGAAATCTAG GTTTGTGGATAGTGGAGAGATGGCAGAGTCTTTCCCTTACCGAACGAAAGCTTTATTTGCATTTGAGGAGGTTGATGGTGTCGATGTCTGTTTTTTTGGTATGCACGTGCAAGAGTATGGCTCAGATTGTCCACCCCCTAATCAAAG ACGGGTTTACATATCCTACCTGGACAGTGTCCACTTCTTTCAGCCACGCAGTCTGAGAACAAGTGTGTACCATGAGATTATTTTAGGATATCTGGACTATGCCAAAAAACAAGG TTTTACCACAGGTCACATCTGGGCCTGCCCTCCTAGTGAAGGAGATGATTACATCTTCCACTGTCACCCTCCAGACCAGAAGATACCCAAGCCGAAGCGGCTGCAGGAGTGGTATAAGAAGATGCTAGATAGAGCTGTAGCAGAGCGCATTGTCCATGACTACAAG gacatCTTCAAACAGGCAACAGAGGATCGTCTCACTAGCGCCAAAGAACTGCCATATTTTGAGGGTGATTTCTGGCCCAATGTGCTTGAAGAGAGCATCAAAGAGCTAGAGCAAGAAGAGGAGGAAAGGAAGAGGGAGGAGAACAGCACATCCAATGAGATTGTTGAT ACAATAAAAGGTGACAGCAAAAATGCCAAGAAAAAGAACAACAAGAAGACAAGCAAGAACAAGAGCAGTTTAAGTCGAGCCAACAAAAAGAAGCCTGGGATGCCAAATGTGGCCAATGACCTTTCACAGAAACTCTATGCCACAATGGAAAAGCACAAAGAG GTGTTCTTTGTTATCCGACTGATTGCGGCTCCCAATTCCAATTCTCTCCTGCCCATTGTTGACCTGGATCCTTTGATGGCATGTGATTTGATGGATGGTCGTGATGCCTTCTTAACACTTGCACGGGATAAGCACCTGGAATTTTCTTCTATGCGGCGCTCCAAATGGAGCACCATGTGCATGCTGGTGGAACTGCACAATCAGAGCCAGGACCGCTTTGTCTATACCTGCAATGAGTGCAAGCACCATGTTGAAACTCGCTTCCATTGCACTGTTTGTGAG GACTATGATCTCTGCATCACTTGTTACAATACAAAAGGTCACGAGCACAAGATGGAAAAACTGGGCTTGGGGTTGGATGATGAAAGCAACAACCAAACTCCTTCCTCAACACAGAATCCTGGAGACTCACGGCGTCTCAGTATTCAGAGGTGCATCCAGTCTTTGGTGCATGCCTGCCAGTGCCGCAATGCCAACTGCTCACTTTCATCTTGCCAGAAAATGAAACGTGTAATTCAACATACCAAAGGCTGCAAGCGTAAGACCAATGGTGGTTGTCCTATCTGCAAGCAGCTCATCGCACTTTGTTGTTACCATGCAAAACACTGCCAAGAGAACAAGTGCCCTGTGCCATTCTGCCTCAACATCAAGCAGAAACTGCGGCAACAACAGCTCCAGCACAGGCTACAGCAGGCCCAGATGGTGCGTAGAAGAATGGCCAGCATGCAAAGGACAGGCCAGCAGCTTCCAGGAGGCAATGGTGGGTTGCCATCTCCTGGAAACGGTAGTAATACTGGtccaagcacaccaacaccaagCACTCAGCCGCCTACCCCACAAACGCCCACTCAGCAATACCAGACTCCAGTAACTCAACCTGGCGTTGGAGGTGTTCCATCACAACAGCAACAGCAGTTGGCAGGGATAGCCCATCAATACCAGCAAATGACTGGAAGTGGTGGGATGATGAACTCCCCACAGCAGACCATGatccaacagcagcagcaacagctgACATCAGTTCAGCATCTTCAGCATGCCAACAACCTTCCTCCATATGTGCAAAGACCTCCAGGCTCCTCTCCACTTTCTCAATCAATGGGAAAGCCAGGCATGGTGCCAGGCAGCTTCCCGCAACAGCAACAGTCGAACCTGCAGCCTGTGATGCATCAGCCACAGCATCAGCTACCTGGCCCCCCACCTGCTGCTGTAGAAATTGCCTTGAAGATTCAACGAGTCGCAGAGACTCAACGGCAAATGGCTCAGCAAAAGATCCTGCAAAGAAACCAGGCTCCTGGAATGATGCCTCCACATGGTCTTCATCAGGGTCCCCAAACTCAAAGCCAGATGGGCATGAACCTTCCTGGATCTACAATGGTTGGGCCTCAGGGAATGCCACCCCAGACACAAGCAGCTGTGGCCCAAACTcacatggatcagcagcagggaATGATTACAGCAGGCATGCAGCAGCAGACAGGACCTCAGGCTCAGCTCCCTCAAGTCCAGTTACAGCAGGGCCAGCAAGGAGCACCCCAACTTCAGGTACCTCCACAGCAGCAGTGGACTGGTCCTGGCATGCCTCCTCAGCAGAGACCTGGGGTAATGAACCAAATGGGTCTGCAAGGAATGGTTGCAcctcaacaacaacagcagcagacaCTTGGTCAACAGCAGCAGCAAGGGCATTCTGGTGTAATGGGAATGATAagtggccaaggaggggctgcaCCTGTAGGTGCTGGCCCTGGAAATCAATCTCAGGCTGCCATACAGGACCTCCTAAGAACCTTAAGGTTACCTAGCTCTCCCCATCAACAACAGCAAGTCCTGAATATACTACGTTCAAACCCTCAGCTCATGGCCACCTTTATCAGGCAACGCGTTCCTAGGTACCTTGGTCGAGGCGGACCTGGAACAGGAGGTGTGGGTGTTACAGGAGGACCTGGTGGAGGTCCAGGAATCATTGATGGCCAGCAAATTAATGTAAATGCTGGGACAGTTCAAGGAGGTATGCATATGGCACAAGGAACTAGCATGAATCAACTTCAGCAGCACCAACTTCAGCAGCGGTCTATGATGGGTGGGAGTttgcaacaacagcaacaaatggcagcattacaacaacagcagcagcagctacaacaacagcagcagcagcaacagctacaacaacagcagcagcagcaacaactacagcagcagcagcagcaacaacaacagcagcagcagcagcagctacaactacagcagcagcagcaacagcagcagcagcaacaacaacaacagcagcagcagcagcagcaacaacaacaacaacaacaacagcagcagcaaagtGTTATACCCAATCAGGGTGCCAACATATCTAACATCTCCCCCCAGTTCAGAGAAATAATGAGGCAGCATTTgctgcaacagcagcagcaacagcagcagcagcaacatatggaaaataATGCTCAGTTCCAACATCAACCACCCCATCAGCAGGGTTATCTTGGCCAATCCGGAATTCCCTCACAGCAGCCTGGCCAACCTCAGCCTGGCGGTCTCCAGCAGCAACAGGGAGGTACTCAGCCTGGGACCCAACAAAGCTACTCTGGGTCTGTGTCCCATCAGCAGGTTGCAGCAGCTCTGCAACAAAGGTTGCAGCTTCAGCAAAGgttgcagcagcagcaacaacagcagcagcagcagcaacaacaacagcagcagcagcagcagcaacaacaacagcagcagcagcaacaacaacagcagcaacaacagcagcaaaGTGCTATGGCAGGACTCCAAAGTGCTGATGTAGGTGCTGGAGGTGGTGGTCTCCTCCAGCACCAACAGATGCAATCGGCTCAGATAAGTTCACAACCTCAAGCCATGCGTCAGCAAGCTTTGCAGCAACGGCTTCTCCAGCAACAGTCACGTTTAGGAGCAGGATCTCCTGCTCAACACAATCCCATGAGTCCACAGCAGCCCCAGCAACAGATGTCCCAGTCTCCCCATTTGCAGGGCCAGCAGTTGCCTAATTCTCTAAGCAACCAAGTCCGCTCACCACAGCCCTCGCCAAGGCCCAATTCCCAGCCACCAAACTCTAGTCCATCACCCCGCTTGCAGCAGCACCACCCTTCACCCCATCACAACTCGTCCCAAACCCAGACAGGATCCCCTCACCCAGGTCATCTTCCTCAACATCATGGTGGCATGGTTGCTCCTCCACAGCAACAACCACAGGCATCCCAACAGCAGCAACAGGCTAATGCGATGGACCAGGGCCCATTTGGAGGAGACCAAAATGCCATGCTTTCACAGCTCGCTGGGATGGGAGCCTTGCATGGGCAAGGAACAAATGATATGTTGACAAATAACCAAGATATGAATCACTCGTTAGGTTTGATGTAA